A genome region from candidate division KSB1 bacterium includes the following:
- the treS gene encoding maltose alpha-D-glucosyltransferase produces MTEKGYHDSDPLWYKDAIIYQLHIKSFYDSNDDGIGDFQGLVQKLDYLERLGATAIWLLPFYPSPLRDDGYDISDYYNINPDYGSLRDFRKLLREAHKRNLRVITELVINHTSDQHPWFQRARRSRPGTVWRDFYVWSDTPHMYEETRIIFQDFEASNWTWDPVANAYFWHRFYSHQPDLNFDNPRVQTELVKALDFWLDMGVDGLRLDAVPYLYERQGTNCENLPETHDFLKMLRAHVDEKYENRMLLAEANQWPEDAAAYFGDGDECHTAFHFPVMPRLFMGLQMEDRFPIMDILEQTPDIPDTCQWFMFLRNHDELTLEMVTDEERDFMYRVFVQDPRARINLGIRRRLAPLLDNDRRKIELMNILLFSLTGTPVIYYGDEIGMGDNYYLGDRDGVRTPMQWSPDRNAGFSKTNPQKLYLPVIIDPEYHYEALNVENYEKSMSSLLWWMCHIIDMRKQYKAFGRGSLKFLYSDNPKVLVFLREYEHEKMLIVANLSKHAQVAELYIDHSDFRPVEVFSRNQFPDIHGDTPYTLTLSPYGYYWLHLEPIETDTAAGHEGELEELSIRKSWTSVFDNTHEFVKDVLPVYLKTCRWFGSKARKIKRVRD; encoded by the coding sequence ATGACTGAAAAAGGATATCATGATTCAGATCCGCTTTGGTACAAAGATGCGATCATTTATCAATTGCATATCAAATCATTTTATGACAGCAATGACGACGGCATCGGGGATTTTCAGGGACTGGTGCAGAAACTCGATTACCTGGAACGTCTCGGTGCAACCGCAATCTGGCTGCTGCCGTTTTATCCGTCGCCGCTGCGCGATGACGGATATGATATCTCCGATTATTATAATATCAATCCGGATTACGGAAGTTTGCGCGATTTTCGCAAACTATTGCGCGAGGCGCATAAACGCAATCTGCGCGTGATCACCGAACTGGTCATTAATCACACGTCCGATCAGCATCCCTGGTTTCAGCGGGCGCGCCGGTCCCGGCCGGGAACCGTGTGGCGCGATTTTTACGTATGGAGCGATACGCCGCACATGTATGAAGAAACCAGGATTATTTTTCAGGATTTTGAAGCCTCCAACTGGACCTGGGACCCGGTGGCCAATGCCTATTTCTGGCACCGGTTTTATTCGCACCAACCGGATTTAAATTTTGACAATCCGAGAGTACAGACCGAACTCGTCAAAGCTCTGGACTTTTGGCTGGATATGGGTGTAGACGGCCTGCGTCTCGATGCTGTGCCGTATCTGTATGAACGACAAGGCACCAATTGCGAGAATTTGCCGGAAACGCATGATTTCCTGAAAATGCTGCGCGCGCATGTCGATGAAAAATATGAGAACCGTATGCTGCTGGCCGAAGCCAACCAGTGGCCCGAGGACGCGGCTGCCTATTTCGGTGACGGCGATGAATGTCATACCGCGTTCCATTTCCCGGTAATGCCGCGGCTGTTTATGGGACTGCAGATGGAAGACCGGTTTCCCATTATGGATATTCTGGAACAAACCCCGGATATCCCGGATACCTGCCAGTGGTTCATGTTTCTGCGCAACCATGATGAACTGACGCTGGAAATGGTGACCGACGAAGAACGAGATTTTATGTACCGGGTCTTTGTACAGGACCCCCGCGCCAGAATCAATCTGGGGATTCGACGCCGACTGGCGCCGCTGCTGGATAATGACCGGCGCAAGATCGAATTGATGAATATACTATTGTTCTCACTCACCGGAACTCCGGTGATCTATTACGGTGACGAGATCGGCATGGGAGATAATTATTATCTGGGTGACCGGGACGGGGTGCGCACGCCCATGCAATGGAGCCCGGATCGCAATGCCGGATTTTCAAAAACCAATCCGCAAAAACTGTATCTGCCGGTGATCATCGATCCGGAATATCATTACGAAGCCCTGAATGTGGAAAACTATGAAAAGAGCATGTCATCGCTGCTGTGGTGGATGTGTCATATCATCGACATGCGCAAACAGTACAAAGCGTTCGGACGCGGATCATTAAAGTTTTTATATTCGGACAATCCCAAGGTTCTTGTGTTTCTGCGTGAATATGAGCATGAAAAAATGCTGATTGTCGCCAATCTGTCCAAACACGCTCAGGTTGCTGAACTCTATATTGATCATTCCGATTTCAGGCCGGTTGAGGTGTTCAGCCGCAATCAATTTCCCGATATCCATGGGGATACTCCCTATACCCTGACACTGAGTCCGTATGGATATTATTGGCTGCATCTGGAACCCATTGAAACGGATACAGCGGCCGGACATGAAGGCGAGCTCGAGGAACTCAGCATCCGCAAAAGCTGGACCTCGGTATTTGACAACACGCATGAATTTGTCAAGGATGTACTGCCTGTCTATCTGAAAACCTGCCGCTGGTTCGGCAGTAAAGCGCGCAAAATCAAGCGGGTACGCGATTGA
- a CDS encoding maltotransferase domain-containing protein gives MALKGRKRIVIEHVRPEINAGRFPAKRVAGEEITVQADVFGDGHDVARAALLFRFQDEKEWQKILMQPEINDRWHASFPLNRIGRYYYTIQGWIDHFATWKRGFEKKYEVGQDVAVELMIAARLTEEAAGRAQDADSQQLKEYARALHDQNRDTAANMALDEPLEELMLRYPDPELLYTFERELRVDVDPRHALFSAWYELFPRSFGENPGEPGTFRSCERMIPRIADMGFDVIYFPPIHPIGETNRKGRNNSPTSEPGEPGSPWAIGCREGGHTSVHPDLGSIEDFEHFVQAAEQRHIKVALDMAFQCSPDHPWVNEHPEWFHWRPDGTVQHAENPPKKYEDVLPLNFETEQWRELWDALKEVFLFWIEKGVTIFRVDNPHTKPLPFWEWVIEEVKKVEPEAVFLAEAFTRPRVKYGLAKMGFSQSYTYFTWRYTKQQFMDYLTELTRGEIREYCRRTFGPIHRISCPNIYSSVDVLCL, from the coding sequence GTGGCATTAAAGGGCAGAAAACGTATTGTGATTGAACATGTGAGGCCGGAAATCAATGCCGGTCGTTTTCCGGCAAAACGGGTGGCCGGTGAAGAAATAACGGTTCAGGCGGATGTGTTCGGGGACGGGCACGATGTGGCGCGCGCCGCTCTCCTGTTCCGATTTCAGGATGAAAAAGAGTGGCAGAAAATTCTCATGCAGCCTGAAATCAATGACCGCTGGCACGCGAGTTTCCCGCTGAACAGAATTGGCCGCTATTATTATACCATACAGGGATGGATTGATCATTTTGCCACCTGGAAACGCGGATTTGAGAAAAAATACGAGGTCGGTCAGGATGTTGCCGTTGAATTGATGATCGCCGCCCGGCTCACGGAGGAGGCCGCCGGGCGTGCGCAGGACGCGGATTCTCAACAATTAAAAGAATACGCACGGGCGCTCCATGATCAAAACCGGGATACGGCAGCGAATATGGCGCTGGATGAGCCTCTGGAAGAATTGATGCTTCGCTATCCCGATCCCGAACTGTTGTATACCTTTGAACGTGAACTGCGGGTTGATGTTGATCCCCGGCACGCGCTGTTCAGCGCCTGGTATGAATTGTTTCCGCGATCCTTCGGGGAAAATCCGGGTGAGCCTGGTACGTTCAGGTCTTGTGAACGTATGATCCCGCGCATTGCCGACATGGGATTTGATGTGATTTATTTCCCCCCCATTCATCCGATCGGCGAAACCAACCGCAAAGGCCGTAACAATTCGCCGACCTCCGAACCGGGAGAGCCCGGAAGTCCCTGGGCTATAGGTTGCAGAGAAGGGGGGCACACATCCGTTCATCCTGATCTGGGCAGCATTGAGGACTTTGAGCATTTTGTGCAGGCAGCTGAACAGCGCCATATTAAAGTGGCGCTGGATATGGCCTTTCAATGCTCGCCGGATCATCCCTGGGTGAACGAACACCCGGAGTGGTTTCACTGGCGACCGGATGGTACGGTTCAGCACGCCGAGAATCCGCCGAAAAAATACGAGGATGTGCTGCCGTTGAATTTTGAAACCGAACAGTGGCGGGAGCTATGGGACGCATTAAAAGAGGTGTTTTTGTTCTGGATTGAAAAAGGCGTCACGATTTTCCGTGTTGATAATCCGCACACCAAACCGCTGCCGTTCTGGGAATGGGTAATTGAAGAGGTGAAAAAGGTCGAGCCTGAAGCGGTTTTTCTGGCCGAGGCGTTTACGCGCCCGCGGGTTAAATACGGTCTGGCGAAAATGGGATTTTCCCAATCGTATACCTATTTCACCTGGCGTTATACCAAACAGCAGTTTATGGATTACCTGACCGAACTGACGCGTGGCGAAATCCGGGAATACTGCCGCCGAACTTTTGGCCCAATACACCGGATATCCTGCCCGAACATTTACAGTTCGGTGGACGTCCTGTGTTTATAG
- a CDS encoding carbohydrate kinase family protein, with translation MSHVTIDAIVAGHICLDIIPAFPPGKQQRIQDIFIPGRLVNVEGAAVSTGGQVSNVGIALHKLGMRTQLIGKIGDDFFGSGILDLLKKINADDGMTVVDGEQTSYSIVLAIPGIDRMFLHNPGANDSFRAADINYDLVKQARLFHFGYPPVMQAMLQNNGDELVNMYKRVKKMGVTTSLDMCFPDINSESGQIDWDALLQRLLPYVDIFIPSIEETIYMLYQEQYKNLSRAAGNKDILDYLDIDIFLPFIGDKCLDYGSKIAAIKCGTKGIYIKTKDAATLSSMGHAKPADPRNWGGRELLKESYHIESIASATGAGDSSVAGFITALLGGESIERALQMACAVGAMNIQEFDAVSGVKSINETREFIRNTRNFNKLNFKNSNWHYDEKATLWTL, from the coding sequence ATGTCTCACGTTACTATCGACGCCATTGTAGCCGGGCATATCTGCCTGGACATCATCCCCGCCTTTCCTCCCGGCAAACAACAGCGAATTCAGGACATTTTTATACCGGGCAGGCTGGTTAACGTCGAGGGTGCAGCGGTTTCAACCGGCGGCCAGGTCTCAAATGTTGGTATTGCGCTGCACAAACTTGGCATGCGCACCCAACTGATCGGAAAAATCGGAGATGATTTTTTCGGCAGCGGTATACTTGATCTGTTAAAAAAGATCAATGCCGACGACGGCATGACAGTGGTTGACGGTGAACAAACGTCCTACTCTATTGTTCTGGCCATTCCCGGCATCGACCGCATGTTTTTACACAATCCGGGGGCCAACGATTCGTTCCGGGCTGCTGATATCAATTACGATCTTGTCAAACAGGCCCGTTTGTTTCATTTTGGTTATCCGCCTGTGATGCAGGCTATGCTTCAAAATAACGGTGACGAGTTGGTGAATATGTACAAACGCGTGAAAAAAATGGGGGTCACCACATCCCTGGATATGTGTTTTCCGGATATAAACTCGGAATCCGGGCAAATTGACTGGGATGCATTGCTGCAGCGACTTCTTCCCTATGTCGATATCTTTATTCCCAGCATTGAAGAAACAATTTATATGCTTTATCAAGAACAATACAAAAATCTGAGCCGGGCTGCCGGAAATAAAGATATATTGGATTATCTGGACATTGATATATTCCTTCCGTTTATCGGAGACAAATGTCTGGATTACGGAAGCAAAATAGCAGCGATTAAATGCGGAACCAAAGGCATTTATATCAAAACAAAAGATGCAGCCACCCTTTCCAGCATGGGACACGCCAAACCAGCGGATCCCAGAAATTGGGGAGGCCGGGAACTGCTCAAAGAAAGCTATCATATCGAGAGCATTGCCTCGGCAACAGGGGCCGGAGACAGCAGTGTGGCCGGTTTTATCACAGCTCTGCTGGGAGGAGAATCCATTGAACGGGCGTTGCAAATGGCCTGTGCAGTGGGAGCCATGAATATTCAGGAATTTGATGCTGTCAGCGGAGTTAAATCAATTAATGAGACACGCGAGTTTATCCGAAATACTCGGAACTTTAACAAGCTAAATTTCAAAAATTCGAATTGGCACTATGATGAGAAAGCAACGTTATGGACGCTATGA
- a CDS encoding LacI family DNA-binding transcriptional regulator: MKPTMKDIAESLGVSRTTVSLVLKGDGDKYNISKNTQKIIMRKVKELNYRPNYFASALNLKRSNIIGVILPNVFEIYMNEIIHGIEDILYENSYNMTLCTSRFSTGLEKRNIDHLKSFVDGFLIAFNAPFSDTEYDYSHLHELVKEQHPVVFIDRYLPELNSAYVVQDDFYGAYQATQCLVEKGCRNIGYISFDLAITSIQDRYRGYCEALKDQKLSIHQDHIILLKQQNNQSNDLRAALKTCLERPDKPDAFFVTTNGIALKASFILKQRGHSVPMARFGMDPNYFTSKMILVEQPHMTIGKKAAQMLLDQISGQSGTAGKEMQQRIKPRIIDKITHS, translated from the coding sequence ATGAAACCAACGATGAAGGACATTGCTGAATCGCTGGGCGTGTCGCGCACCACAGTGTCTCTGGTACTCAAGGGTGATGGTGATAAATACAATATCAGCAAAAACACCCAAAAGATAATTATGCGCAAAGTAAAGGAACTGAATTATCGCCCCAATTATTTTGCAAGCGCTCTAAATCTGAAACGATCCAATATCATTGGTGTGATCCTGCCGAATGTATTTGAAATCTATATGAATGAAATCATTCATGGTATAGAAGACATTTTGTATGAAAACAGTTACAATATGACCCTGTGCACAAGCCGGTTCAGCACTGGGCTTGAAAAGCGCAATATTGATCATTTGAAATCCTTTGTCGACGGTTTTCTCATCGCGTTCAATGCTCCTTTCAGCGATACCGAATATGACTATAGTCACCTGCATGAACTGGTAAAAGAGCAACACCCCGTTGTTTTTATTGACAGGTACCTGCCAGAATTAAACAGTGCTTATGTGGTACAGGATGATTTTTACGGCGCTTATCAGGCAACGCAATGTCTGGTAGAAAAAGGATGCCGCAATATCGGCTATATCAGCTTTGATCTGGCCATTACATCAATTCAGGACAGGTATAGGGGGTATTGTGAGGCACTGAAAGATCAAAAGCTCTCCATCCATCAGGACCACATTATCCTGCTCAAGCAGCAGAATAATCAATCCAATGATCTCAGAGCTGCATTGAAAACATGTCTGGAACGACCGGATAAACCGGACGCATTTTTTGTCACCACAAACGGGATCGCTTTGAAAGCATCCTTTATACTGAAACAACGGGGGCATTCTGTTCCTATGGCGCGCTTCGGCATGGATCCAAATTATTTCACATCAAAAATGATCCTTGTGGAACAGCCGCATATGACTATCGGTAAAAAGGCAGCACAGATGCTTCTCGATCAGATCAGCGGCCAGAGTGGTACAGCAGGAAAAGAAATGCAGCAGCGGATCAAACCCAGAATTATTGATAAAATCACCCATTCATAA
- a CDS encoding D-lyxose/D-mannose family sugar isomerase — protein sequence MRRSEINHIISQAKLFFNSRQFHLPPWAFWSPQDWYGKGEICREIIDNMLGWDITDFGKNDYYSCGLLLFTLRNGNLIRDNKVYGEKIMIAEEGQITPMHFHWSKLEDIINRGGGKLVMKLYSSTKDESLSENPLRARVDGIERSFQPGEELVLQPGESVCLEPGLYHEFWAQPGSGKVMVGEVSAVNDDNTDNRFYENVGRFPEIQEDEPPLHLLVSDYLNYI from the coding sequence ATGAGACGCAGCGAGATCAATCATATTATCAGTCAAGCCAAACTTTTTTTCAATTCAAGACAATTCCACCTCCCTCCCTGGGCGTTTTGGTCCCCTCAGGACTGGTATGGTAAAGGTGAGATATGCCGGGAGATCATTGATAATATGCTCGGTTGGGACATTACTGATTTCGGTAAAAATGATTACTATTCCTGTGGTTTGCTGCTCTTTACACTTCGCAATGGAAATTTGATCAGAGATAATAAAGTCTATGGGGAAAAAATCATGATTGCAGAGGAAGGGCAGATAACCCCTATGCATTTTCACTGGTCCAAACTGGAGGATATCATCAACCGCGGAGGAGGCAAACTTGTCATGAAACTGTATTCATCAACAAAGGATGAATCACTTTCTGAAAATCCGCTGCGCGCCAGAGTGGACGGCATTGAGCGGTCTTTTCAGCCGGGCGAAGAGCTTGTCCTGCAGCCCGGTGAAAGCGTTTGTCTGGAACCGGGACTGTATCATGAATTCTGGGCCCAGCCGGGCAGCGGTAAAGTCATGGTCGGTGAAGTCAGCGCTGTCAATGACGACAATACGGACAATCGATTTTATGAAAACGTCGGCCGTTTCCCGGAGATCCAGGAAGATGAACCGCCGCTGCATTTGCTGGTATCGGATTATTTAAACTATATTTAA
- a CDS encoding sodium:solute symporter family protein, whose amino-acid sequence MLAGSNLGIILGFLTFSAALFSAFTFQGMPDFFRQHGIGAWIFLAFSDGVMVFFILWFGLMIRKKAKKLGFKGVAGLTSNSYGTPWAGYAMFASAFIFLIPYAAIQVRGISVFFDAAFPDFLPYWGWALILVILMILYSEIGGFKAIVYSDAIQGTILLVVLWLISVTCIVKLGGLGEMMQQVRDINPELLSIPGPNGLFTPQFLIASMIAVVMIPVSQPHMTTRLVVMRNLKSLKTMTVAVGLFAVVIILATVFIGFYGAVQYPGASAQKFWANALLYDQLAPVAGLAVVGLFAACLSTTNAQIFALGNELRSLLSGSEKRVMHQTKLALFVFAMLVLVFSAIMGDQLALLARVKFYRHVDVGADRIVCGDTEKAGQRDHCCFCRRFFCFFRFYCGNCAV is encoded by the coding sequence ATGCTTGCCGGATCAAATTTGGGAATTATTCTGGGCTTTCTGACATTTTCGGCTGCATTGTTCAGCGCCTTTACCTTCCAGGGGATGCCTGATTTTTTCCGACAACATGGTATCGGCGCCTGGATTTTTCTGGCGTTTTCCGATGGGGTGATGGTGTTTTTTATCCTGTGGTTTGGTTTAATGATCCGCAAAAAAGCCAAAAAACTCGGGTTTAAAGGTGTTGCCGGATTAACGTCGAATTCTTACGGCACACCGTGGGCCGGTTATGCTATGTTTGCCAGCGCTTTTATCTTTTTGATTCCTTATGCCGCAATACAAGTCCGCGGCATTTCTGTGTTTTTTGATGCTGCATTCCCTGATTTTCTTCCCTATTGGGGCTGGGCTTTGATTCTGGTGATTTTGATGATTCTTTATTCGGAAATCGGCGGATTCAAAGCGATTGTATACAGTGATGCAATTCAGGGCACAATCCTGTTGGTTGTGCTCTGGCTTATCAGTGTAACCTGTATTGTAAAACTCGGCGGACTGGGAGAAATGATGCAGCAGGTTCGCGATATCAATCCGGAATTATTGTCCATTCCGGGACCCAATGGTCTGTTTACACCTCAGTTTCTCATTGCCAGCATGATTGCCGTGGTTATGATTCCGGTCAGTCAGCCGCATATGACTACCCGGCTTGTGGTGATGCGCAATCTGAAATCACTTAAAACCATGACCGTTGCCGTCGGCTTATTCGCCGTTGTTATTATTCTGGCCACGGTGTTCATCGGTTTTTACGGTGCGGTGCAATATCCAGGCGCCTCTGCTCAGAAATTTTGGGCGAATGCGCTTTTATATGATCAGCTGGCTCCGGTAGCCGGTCTGGCAGTGGTGGGATTGTTCGCCGCCTGTCTGTCAACCACCAATGCGCAGATATTTGCGCTTGGCAATGAGCTGCGGTCTCTGCTTTCCGGAAGTGAAAAAAGAGTGATGCATCAAACCAAACTCGCCTTGTTTGTGTTTGCCATGCTGGTGCTGGTCTTTTCTGCAATCATGGGTGATCAGCTGGCGCTCCTGGCGCGGGTGAAGTTTTACAGGCACGTCGATGTTGGCGCCGATCGTATTGTGTGCGGTGACACAGAAAAAGCCGGGCAGAGAGATCATTGTTGTTTCTGCCGTCGGTTTTTTTGTTTTTTTAGGTTCTATTGCGGGAATTGTGCCGTCTAA
- a CDS encoding 3-ketoacyl-ACP reductase codes for MKIALVTGGSRGIGYGISLELARAGFNLALCGRRPENEISGMLQELRETGREVLYCPCDISSASDRKRLLKTVVKKFARIHVLVNNAGVAPRSRKDILNVYEKDFEWLLKINLQGPFFLTQSVANQMIDCKTRDSEFSGCIINITSISASVASVNRGEYCISKAGLAMMTKLFAARLGDYDIPVYEIQPGIIKTDMTAAVSEKYDKLLSEGLTVQKRWGYPVDVARAVVSLAKCDFPYSTGSVFKIDGGLTIQRL; via the coding sequence ATGAAAATAGCGCTGGTGACCGGCGGCAGCCGAGGAATCGGCTATGGGATTTCCCTGGAACTGGCGCGAGCTGGTTTTAATCTGGCGCTCTGCGGCCGTCGGCCGGAAAACGAGATAAGCGGAATGCTGCAAGAGTTACGGGAAACCGGCCGCGAGGTATTGTACTGCCCCTGTGATATCAGCAGCGCCTCTGACCGAAAAAGACTGCTAAAGACTGTTGTAAAAAAGTTCGCCAGGATTCATGTGTTGGTCAATAATGCCGGTGTTGCGCCCCGCAGCCGTAAAGATATTCTGAATGTCTATGAAAAAGATTTTGAATGGCTGCTGAAAATCAATCTGCAGGGTCCTTTTTTCCTGACACAATCCGTGGCAAATCAGATGATTGACTGCAAAACCCGTGACAGCGAGTTTAGCGGCTGTATCATTAACATTACGTCAATCTCTGCGTCTGTGGCTTCTGTTAATAGGGGGGAGTACTGTATCAGTAAAGCCGGACTTGCCATGATGACCAAACTCTTTGCAGCACGACTCGGAGACTATGATATTCCGGTTTACGAAATACAGCCGGGAATTATTAAAACGGATATGACCGCTGCGGTGTCTGAAAAATATGATAAACTGCTGTCGGAGGGGCTTACGGTTCAAAAACGCTGGGGATATCCCGTTGATGTAGCCCGGGCCGTGGTGTCGCTCGCGAAATGTGATTTTCCCTATTCGACAGGTTCGGTGTTTAAAATAGATGGCGGACTGACAATTCAGAGACTGTAA
- the fni gene encoding type 2 isopentenyl-diphosphate Delta-isomerase codes for MTDHVNKRKMEHIDIIMNDGGTDRDKRYWDNIQLVNRALPQLDLDKIDTSVHFLRKRCSFPLIISSMTGGEHDQMETINRNLARAAESTNVALAVGSQRVMFTAPNSKKSFKLRRNAPTAPLIANLGGVQLNYGFDENHCRQAVDILKADALYLHLNPLQEAVQPEGDTNFAHLAEKIREIGRSLHVPVILKEVGAGVSAKDAQLAIDAGIRYIDVAGRGGTSWSRIENSRFPRSEQLGLVFQDWGLPTPAALRQLKPMRNQCTLIASGGIRTGIDMAKAVILGAGMRGIAGPFLKYAGESAERVIQYINKLKTEFQISMFLLGQASVSELKGNETLIVSDPFKQYDTNK; via the coding sequence ATGACAGATCATGTAAACAAACGCAAAATGGAACATATCGACATTATCATGAATGACGGAGGAACTGATCGTGACAAAAGATACTGGGACAATATTCAATTGGTGAACCGGGCTCTGCCGCAGCTTGATCTCGACAAAATAGACACCTCTGTTCATTTTTTGAGAAAACGCTGTTCGTTTCCCCTCATTATCTCATCCATGACCGGCGGCGAACATGACCAAATGGAAACCATTAACCGGAATCTTGCCAGAGCTGCAGAGTCGACGAACGTCGCTCTGGCTGTCGGATCGCAGCGTGTAATGTTTACCGCGCCCAACTCGAAAAAAAGTTTTAAATTGCGCAGGAACGCTCCCACCGCGCCGCTCATTGCCAACCTGGGCGGCGTGCAGCTGAATTACGGATTTGATGAGAATCACTGCCGCCAGGCGGTTGATATTTTAAAAGCAGATGCCTTGTATCTGCACCTGAATCCCCTGCAGGAGGCGGTTCAGCCGGAAGGCGATACGAATTTTGCTCATTTAGCGGAAAAAATCAGGGAAATCGGCCGGTCTTTACACGTTCCGGTGATCCTTAAAGAAGTGGGCGCCGGGGTGTCCGCCAAAGATGCACAATTGGCCATAGATGCCGGAATCCGCTATATTGACGTAGCCGGACGCGGCGGCACGTCCTGGAGCCGGATTGAAAATTCGCGTTTTCCCCGTTCCGAACAACTGGGTTTGGTATTTCAGGACTGGGGGCTTCCGACACCCGCAGCGCTCAGGCAGTTGAAACCGATGCGCAATCAGTGTACGTTGATCGCCTCGGGCGGCATACGCACCGGCATTGATATGGCCAAAGCCGTCATTCTGGGCGCCGGCATGCGCGGTATTGCCGGCCCGTTTTTGAAATATGCCGGCGAATCGGCGGAACGCGTCATCCAATATATCAACAAACTGAAAACGGAATTTCAAATTTCCATGTTCCTTCTCGGTCAGGCCTCCGTCTCTGAGTTAAAAGGCAATGAAACCCTGATCGTTTCTGATCCGTTCAAACAATATGACACAAACAAATAA
- a CDS encoding polyprenyl synthetase family protein, producing MKDFKDTVEFIKTAIQAQIFERLQSEQGTLLYSPVHYALDTGGKRLRPVLLYLTYQLLSDPDQSVLDAAAAVEILHNFTLVHDDIMDRDELRRGKETVYKRWDENVAILAGDAMLVKCYEALSFVSSKLLPGLMFDFSRAILAICEGQMMDMSFETRDDVTLLEYFDMIDKKTARLFALACESGVYLAGASSEQKNAMHQYGMAIGRAFQIQDDLLDVSAEESVLGKDVGSDMINGKKTFLVLHMNENMNSEQRRQMTPALDALNSDPNSIRKVYDILRDIGTIKAAQSEIQTALVDAKQALYHFPLNSARQSLEDLVKLIEHRTF from the coding sequence GTGAAAGATTTTAAAGATACTGTAGAATTTATCAAAACTGCGATACAAGCGCAAATATTTGAACGTCTGCAGTCGGAACAAGGCACTTTATTGTACAGTCCTGTGCATTATGCTTTGGATACCGGCGGAAAACGCCTGCGTCCGGTTCTCCTGTATCTGACATATCAGCTGCTCTCGGACCCGGATCAGAGCGTGCTCGATGCCGCTGCCGCTGTGGAAATTTTGCATAATTTTACACTGGTGCATGATGATATTATGGACCGGGATGAACTGCGGCGCGGAAAAGAAACCGTTTATAAACGCTGGGATGAGAATGTGGCGATTCTGGCCGGTGATGCGATGCTGGTCAAGTGCTATGAAGCCCTTTCCTTTGTGTCTTCTAAACTCCTGCCTGGCTTGATGTTTGACTTTTCCCGCGCGATTCTCGCGATTTGTGAAGGCCAGATGATGGACATGTCATTCGAAACGCGTGATGATGTGACATTGCTGGAATATTTTGATATGATTGACAAGAAAACCGCGCGGCTTTTTGCACTTGCCTGCGAAAGCGGTGTTTATCTGGCCGGCGCGTCATCCGAGCAAAAAAATGCCATGCACCAGTATGGTATGGCGATCGGTCGGGCGTTTCAGATACAGGATGATCTTTTGGATGTCTCTGCTGAAGAGTCTGTGCTCGGAAAAGATGTGGGCAGCGATATGATCAACGGGAAAAAGACATTTCTGGTACTGCACATGAACGAGAATATGAACAGCGAACAGCGCCGGCAAATGACTCCGGCGCTGGATGCTCTCAACTCGGATCCGAACAGTATTCGTAAAGTTTATGATATTCTCAGGGACATTGGAACGATCAAAGCCGCCCAGTCGGAAATACAGACCGCTCTCGTGGATGCGAAACAGGCCCTGTACCATTTTCCGTTAAACTCAGCCAGACAGTCGCTGGAAGATCTGGTGAAACTCATTGAACATCGTACTTTTTGA